Proteins co-encoded in one Polaromonas vacuolata genomic window:
- the rsmH gene encoding 16S rRNA (cytosine(1402)-N(4))-methyltransferase RsmH — protein sequence MQAIWTHRTVLLDEAVTALRIKPDGHYIDATFGRGGHSRLILSALGPVGQLTAFDKDLEAISEAQTIADTRFSIRHEGFNQLHTMASNSADGILMDLGISSPQVDNPARGFSFRGDGPLDMRMDTTRGQSVAQWLADASVESMTEVIRDYGEERFAGLVAKAIERYRLAHGPLKTTAELAAVVASAVKTREPGKDPATRTFQALRIFINAELEELQQALVASLAVLKPEGRLVVISFHSLEDRIVKQFIAEHSREVFDRRAPFAEPKPMRLKALGRIKPSEEEVTGNPRSRSAVMRTAERTEVSL from the coding sequence GTGCAGGCCATTTGGACACACCGAACCGTCTTGTTAGACGAAGCTGTAACAGCGCTTCGCATCAAGCCGGACGGACACTATATCGACGCGACCTTCGGCCGCGGCGGACACTCACGTTTAATTCTGTCGGCGCTTGGCCCTGTCGGTCAGCTCACCGCGTTCGACAAGGATCTTGAAGCTATCAGCGAAGCACAAACCATTGCTGACACGCGCTTTTCAATCCGCCACGAAGGCTTTAACCAACTCCACACCATGGCCAGCAACAGTGCTGACGGCATTTTGATGGATTTGGGTATCAGCTCACCTCAAGTTGATAATCCTGCGCGTGGCTTTTCCTTTCGTGGCGATGGCCCGCTAGACATGCGTATGGACACCACGCGCGGTCAAAGCGTCGCTCAGTGGTTGGCCGATGCGTCGGTCGAGAGCATGACCGAGGTGATTCGCGACTATGGAGAGGAGCGTTTTGCTGGCCTAGTGGCTAAGGCGATAGAGCGTTATCGTCTGGCGCACGGGCCACTCAAAACCACTGCTGAGTTAGCTGCTGTTGTGGCCAGTGCTGTCAAAACCCGCGAGCCGGGTAAAGACCCGGCGACCCGTACCTTCCAAGCCCTGCGCATTTTCATCAATGCCGAACTGGAAGAGCTACAGCAGGCGCTGGTCGCCTCACTGGCGGTGCTAAAACCAGAAGGTCGTCTAGTGGTGATCAGCTTTCATTCGCTAGAAGACCGTATCGTCAAGCAATTTATCGCCGAGCACTCGCGCGAGGTGTTCGACCGGCGTGCGCCATTTGCCGAACCCAAGCCTATGCGCTTGAAGGCTCTGGGTCGCATCAAGCCGAGCGAAGAAGAGGTCACCGGCAATCCACGTTCGCGCAGCGCCGTGATGCGCACAGCAGAGCGGACCGAGGTTTCGCTGTGA
- the dksA gene encoding RNA polymerase-binding protein DksA, protein MTAIAKKSSTSNAKAESIVKTKSAPKPAANKSVDAAVKIKVAEKKVSDKKLMLKLPPKVAIKSAPKATAPVKVSVAVKAPVPELAVPEVVAPKPVAKVFRVKASPAGVADAGLKSARPVVAVAEKVAPVVAAPALKPGRRSSVRAASQLPPPAPMLPTHAPDAAKATYSTVVERVIAPPPHVAAQKDPKLANNWKTKTAQELTDDEVKAMPDDEYMNEKQLAFFRHKLSLLKQDIHNSAGKTTEHLREDTVVVPDPADRATIEEEHALELRTRDRERKLLKKIEQSITRIDTGDYGYCDETGEPIGVGRLIARPTANLSLEAQQRRELKQKMFGD, encoded by the coding sequence GTGACAGCAATTGCCAAGAAGTCCAGTACATCTAACGCTAAAGCCGAATCCATCGTGAAAACCAAATCCGCGCCCAAACCCGCAGCCAATAAGTCTGTTGATGCTGCTGTCAAAATAAAAGTTGCGGAGAAAAAAGTGTCGGATAAAAAGTTAATGCTAAAGCTGCCCCCCAAAGTAGCAATTAAGTCCGCACCCAAAGCGACGGCACCGGTCAAAGTATCAGTAGCTGTCAAAGCACCGGTGCCGGAACTTGCCGTGCCTGAAGTGGTTGCGCCAAAGCCTGTGGCAAAGGTGTTTCGGGTCAAAGCCAGTCCAGCTGGGGTCGCAGATGCGGGTCTTAAATCTGCCCGACCTGTGGTTGCCGTGGCTGAAAAAGTCGCGCCAGTTGTGGCTGCTCCAGCACTCAAACCGGGCCGCCGAAGCTCGGTTCGTGCAGCCTCACAGCTGCCGCCGCCAGCGCCCATGCTGCCAACCCACGCACCGGATGCTGCAAAAGCCACTTATTCGACCGTAGTTGAACGAGTGATTGCACCGCCGCCGCATGTTGCCGCTCAAAAAGATCCAAAACTTGCCAATAACTGGAAGACCAAGACGGCTCAAGAGTTGACGGATGATGAAGTCAAAGCTATGCCGGACGACGAGTACATGAACGAAAAACAGCTCGCTTTTTTCCGCCATAAACTCTCGCTGCTCAAGCAAGATATACACAACAGCGCAGGGAAAACCACCGAGCACCTGCGTGAAGACACTGTTGTAGTGCCTGATCCAGCCGATCGTGCAACCATTGAAGAAGAGCACGCTCTGGAGCTTCGCACACGCGACCGCGAGCGCAAGCTGCTTAAGAAAATCGAGCAATCCATCACTCGTATAGATACCGGTGACTATGGTTACTGTGACGAGACGGGTGAGCCCATAGGCGTCGGTCGGTTGATCGCTAGGCCTACTGCCAACCTCTCGTTAGAAGCTCAGCAGCGGCGAGAACTCAAGCAAAAAATGTTTGGTGACTAA
- a CDS encoding tetratricopeptide repeat protein: MSKEDSHPSLLSKMAKFVRNPAASWSGSDPGSRTGEEAASKQLLKELIERKRRNDFVRRREFDMLRKLRKREAKVGQNLNARPSFFQSSMPSKHDDRAKTLKKIDEIEAQMSMQWWKTNAHNSRDSASTSAQPPSDTRPDRPIDTPTQLNDYEITEIEEDAFLRSQQELQAKSPEDQPAPTFPNTLPTAGNWLNAQISVTARAPSASAHQGSEMSSFNESKLQAIEVEEAQVGACLEEAAILFANGDVDGAEAGLLEVLSPTDLCSQHIESWMALFDLYRASDQQEKFESAALEFVERFERSAPQWFSIPAMVKQLTKTDTRSLGNGPSADWVCPSVVGIQTVATLRAALDKFPMPWRLDWRNLKLIEAAALVSLSKIFATWAQQNVQLHFFGNEQLQNVLQAATVSGDDGVDAGWWLLRLDALRVTCQPEEFESVAIDYCVTYEVSPPSWITAVCRYKPLSDEAFKLDNTAFIQDVYSDSLPNTVVSVNDGDTQMSGLASQLSRLVSVELSGQILGDAIAVFDALECQMMGIEVMEISCAKLIRVDFAAAGTLLNWVTTKVLENRRVKFTEVNRLVAVFFKVIGISEHAEVETRND, encoded by the coding sequence ATGTCAAAAGAAGACTCTCACCCTAGCTTGCTCTCCAAGATGGCGAAGTTCGTGCGCAACCCTGCCGCGAGCTGGTCCGGTTCAGATCCGGGCAGTCGCACAGGTGAGGAAGCGGCCAGCAAACAATTGCTCAAGGAATTAATTGAGCGTAAGCGTCGTAATGATTTCGTTCGCAGGCGCGAGTTCGATATGCTTCGTAAATTGCGAAAACGCGAAGCCAAGGTCGGTCAAAACCTCAATGCTAGGCCGTCTTTTTTCCAAAGTAGCATGCCGTCCAAGCATGACGACAGAGCCAAAACGCTTAAAAAAATTGATGAGATAGAAGCTCAAATGTCTATGCAGTGGTGGAAAACGAACGCGCATAATTCGCGCGATTCGGCCAGCACTTCAGCCCAACCACCCAGTGATACTCGGCCCGATAGACCTATCGACACGCCCACTCAGCTTAACGATTACGAAATTACCGAGATTGAAGAAGACGCTTTTCTACGTTCTCAGCAGGAGTTGCAAGCCAAATCTCCAGAAGACCAACCTGCGCCAACGTTCCCGAATACATTGCCAACCGCGGGTAACTGGCTTAATGCGCAAATATCTGTAACGGCGCGCGCCCCCAGTGCTAGTGCGCACCAGGGTAGCGAAATGAGTAGTTTTAACGAATCTAAGCTGCAGGCTATTGAAGTTGAAGAAGCTCAAGTTGGCGCTTGTCTTGAGGAAGCCGCTATTCTTTTTGCTAATGGTGACGTCGACGGTGCTGAGGCTGGATTGCTTGAAGTGCTGTCTCCGACAGACTTATGTTCTCAGCATATTGAAAGTTGGATGGCACTTTTCGACCTTTACAGGGCGAGTGACCAGCAGGAAAAATTTGAATCCGCAGCACTGGAGTTTGTTGAGCGTTTTGAGCGCTCGGCGCCGCAGTGGTTTTCCATTCCTGCGATGGTTAAGCAATTGACTAAGACCGATACGCGCTCGCTCGGTAATGGCCCATCTGCAGACTGGGTCTGCCCTTCGGTTGTTGGCATACAAACGGTGGCCACTTTGCGCGCTGCATTAGATAAATTTCCAATGCCTTGGCGTCTAGATTGGCGAAATCTTAAGTTGATAGAAGCTGCAGCACTCGTGTCCTTGAGCAAAATCTTTGCCACTTGGGCGCAACAAAACGTACAACTGCATTTTTTTGGAAACGAGCAGTTGCAAAATGTTTTGCAGGCCGCCACTGTGTCGGGTGATGACGGGGTTGACGCTGGCTGGTGGTTGCTACGCCTTGATGCTTTGCGCGTGACCTGTCAGCCAGAAGAGTTTGAATCAGTTGCAATCGATTACTGCGTTACCTATGAGGTGTCACCGCCCTCTTGGATTACTGCTGTATGCCGATACAAGCCCTTGAGTGACGAAGCGTTTAAATTAGACAATACCGCCTTTATCCAAGATGTTTATAGTGATTCGTTACCCAACACTGTAGTCAGTGTGAATGACGGTGATACCCAAATGAGTGGCTTAGCCTCACAACTTAGCCGTTTAGTGTCCGTTGAGTTGTCTGGCCAGATACTCGGCGATGCTATTGCTGTTTTCGATGCGTTGGAGTGCCAAATGATGGGCATAGAGGTGATGGAAATTTCTTGTGCGAAATTGATTCGCGTTGATTTTGCGGCTGCAGGCACATTGCTCAACTGGGTGACGACTAAAGTATTGGAAAACCGCAGAGTGAAGTTCACCGAGGTCAATCGGCTGGTGGCTGTATTTTTCAAGGTCATTGGAATTTCAGAGCATGCAGAGGTTGAAACTCGAAATGATTGA
- the mraZ gene encoding division/cell wall cluster transcriptional repressor MraZ, protein MFQGASFVALDVKGRLSVPTRHRDVLNANASGRLTMTKHPHGCIMIFPRNEWEKFRDRIASLPMQAQWWKRIFLGNAMDVDMDATGRVLVSPELRKTSGISKETVLLGMGSYFELWDADIYAAQEAEQMKAEMPDVFKDFSF, encoded by the coding sequence GTGTTTCAAGGTGCATCTTTTGTGGCTCTCGATGTGAAGGGACGGCTGTCAGTGCCGACCCGGCATAGAGACGTGCTCAACGCCAATGCATCAGGCCGGCTCACCATGACTAAACACCCCCACGGCTGCATCATGATTTTTCCGCGCAATGAGTGGGAGAAATTTCGCGATCGTATCGCCTCCTTGCCCATGCAAGCCCAGTGGTGGAAGCGCATATTTTTAGGAAACGCAATGGACGTCGATATGGACGCTACCGGCCGCGTGTTGGTTTCTCCTGAATTGCGCAAGACCTCTGGCATTAGCAAGGAGACGGTTTTGCTCGGCATGGGCAGCTATTTCGAGCTCTGGGACGCAGATATTTATGCGGCTCAAGAAGCCGAGCAAATGAAAGCTGAGATGCCCGATGTATTTAAAGACTTTTCTTTTTGA